From a region of the Anoplopoma fimbria isolate UVic2021 breed Golden Eagle Sablefish chromosome 16, Afim_UVic_2022, whole genome shotgun sequence genome:
- the rev1 gene encoding DNA repair protein REV1 isoform X2, with translation MSRDGWAKKRANASGDNGWAEMGGYMAAKVSKLEEQFKLDAPREKQKDGSYSNIFSGVSIYVNGYTEPSADELRRLMMLHGGQFHVYYSRSKTTHIITNNLPNNKIQDLKGEKIIRPLWITDSIKAGHLLPYQQYQLYTKQKGPLFPGMTLRQTSEIAGPSHGLLQPSVNQKLHLPPRSIQHSVLNHEGSPSSCQNNSIPNASHSPLYQGNIQPQSIQQSSAVRFINPQPSHLPSTFHNADPRHRSLLSNPSPTKPPQSTIQTPHANLQHQRASQPQPQNTSLSNTARSGYKEVDLKINGLLQTSLELISHSKMNEMQECGKGDPLPQVVKEAHLTNGHTHLVNGALKPEDRSPVTDEPSVDKELPRCRVKSPDVKPQSPPVQFQTKPDPYEFPHSPPKQSDPSPVFQTSSHGANEQRPKPPPPTYLEATGTESNLLPKPIQQPHQVCSSTEKTPLSPASRSLSHTPIRLNGSHHNAFSSDHASLNTTNLTSKPETPTEKAPSPSTSSAQLLAQTGGLISEYYSHSRLHQISTWRSNFSEYVNELHGKRKAVGGGSFPGKDRLRKSVAQHSTDTRGTSAPASVKSCILHVDMDCFFVSVGIRHRPELKGKPVAVTSNRGQGKVPLRPGAQPQLEQQYYQRKHTHPKPDLADEDLHRTPSQESPDSHANGVDQDAATLSMAEIASCSYEARQAGVKNGMFFGKAKQLCPSLLSVPYDFEAYKEVALTMYETLAGYTHDIEALSCDELLIDGSALLAELSINPEDLASAIRADIKEKTGCCASVGMGSNILLARLATRKAKPDGQYILKSEEVDDFIRDLPVTSLPGVGPVMGRKLAAMGVRSCGDLQQVSLSQLQKKFGPRTGQTLFRFSRGLDDRPVRYEKERKSVSAEMNYNIRFTRVDEAESFLTNLSMEVQKRLQEAGLRGRRVTFKVMVRKVGAPLEPAKYGGHGICDNLARTVMLAQSTDSGKLIAAAVIKLFHAMKLQVQDMRGVGIQVQLLDGHQSVHQDSAGPGTRSIKEMLLDRGSSARSSNRDAADNNAHRENVSSTTGPSSVSSPHPLSSPEPVPGTSRDQQACTQTPKHSRARLNYSIEVPSPSQVDRSVLEALPADLREQVERSWNDRDGRQSNHQSPGPQHSDPLPQPPSLKSRPASPPRPPAPGPALYAPPVGTLLLQIPNQPDSPGIILELPNFSQVDPDVFAALPKELQDELKSAYNRVTNVQPQAKILEQKNPLLQLKQSGLGVGIGRVKRHYKRKNAVSPVKKAPSPLKRRNTTNSPGKALPPPIRSREPMNILKAENGPSTSTTKPDIPEPLSKFIPRPAPVLAGAYDLTDIKTLLREWVTTITEPMEEDILQVVKYCTDLIEDKDLEKLDLIIKYMKRLMQQSVESVWSMAFDFILDNVQVVVQQAYGSTLKVA, from the exons ATGAGTCGAGATGGGTGGGCAAAGAAGAGAGCCAATGCCAGTGGTGACAATGGTTGGGCTGAAATG GGAGGCTACATGGCTGCCAAAGTTTCTAAGCTGGAAGAGCAGTTTAAACTTGATGCCcccagagagaaacagaaagacgGTTCATACTCCAACATTTTTAGTGGAGTTTCCATCTATGTCAATGGATACACAG AGCCGAGTGCAGATGAGCTACGCAGATTGATGATGCTGCATGGTGGCCAGTTCCACGTATACTACTCTCGTTCCAAGACCACCCACATCATCACCAACAACTTGCCCAACAACAAAATTCAGGATCTCAAAGGGGAAAAAATCATCAGGCCACTGTGGATCACTGACAG tATCAAGGCTGGGCATCTCCTGCCCTACCAACAGTACCAGCTGTACACTAAACAGAAAGGCCCCCTTTTCCCTGGCATGACTCTGCGCCAGACGTCAGAGATTGCCGGACCCAGCCATGGGCTGCTTCAGCCGAGCGTCAATCAAAAGCTTCATCTGCCACCGCGCAGCATTCAGCACTCTGTACTCAACCATGAGGGGTCCCCATCCAGCTGCCAGAACAACTCCATCCCCAACGCCAGCCACAGTCCACTTTACCAAGGCAACATTCAACCTCAGTCCATCCAGCAAAGCTCTGCTGTTCGCTTCATCAACCCCCAACCAAGTCACTTACCATCAACGTTCCACAATGCAGATCCCAGACACAGAAGCCTGCTGTCTAACCCAAGCCCCACAAAGCCCCCACAGTCAACTATTCAAACCCCTCATGCTAATCTTCAGCACCAGAGAGCTAGCCAACCGCAACCTCAGAACACCTCTTTAAGCAACACTGCCCGGAGTGGCTACAAGGAAGtggatttaaaaat AAACGGATTACTTCAGACCTCATTGGAATTGATCAGCCattcaaaaatgaatgaaatgcaagAGTGTGGCAAAGGTGATCCTCTCCCACAGGTGGTGAAGGAAGCACATCTGACAAATGGACACACTCACCTCGTCAATGGTGCCTTAAAGCCAGAGGACCGGTCCCCTGTCACTGACGAACCTTCTGTTGACAAGGAGCTTCCTCGATGCAGAGTCAAGAGTCCAGATGTTAAACCTCAGAGTCCTCCAGTACAGTTTCAGACAAAACCTGACCCTTATGAGTTTCCTCACAGTCCTCCAAAGCAATCAGACCCGTCTCCTGTCTTTCAAACCAGTTCACACGGAGCCAACGAGCAGAGACCTAAACCTCCACCACCTACCTACCTGGAGGCCACTGGCACAGAAAGCAACCTACTCCCAAAACCGATCCAGCAGCCCCATCAAGTCTGTTCAAGTACCGAAAAGACTCCCCTTTCACCTGCATCTCGCTCTCTTTCACATACTCCGATTCGACTGAACGGAAGTCACCACAATGCCTTTTCATCTGACCATGCCTCTTTAAACACAACCAACTTAACATCCAAACCTGAAACTCCAACTGAAAAGGCTCCATCGCCATCTACGTCTTCAGCCCAGCTGCTGGCTCAGACGGGCGGTTTGATCTCTGAGTACTACTCTCACTCACGTTTACATCAGATCTCCACGTGGAGGTCCAACTTCTCCGAGTATGTCAATGAACTGCACGGCAAGCGAAAAGCAGTGGGGGGGGGCTCCTTTCCTGGGAAAGACAGACTGAGGAAATCTGTGGCCCAGCACTCTACAGACACTCGAG GTACGTCGGCACCTGCAAGTGTCAAATCTTGTATTCTTCATGTGGACATGGACTGTTTCTTTGTGTCCGTGGGGATCAGACATAGACCAGAGCTCAAAG GGAAGCCTGTGGCTGTGACCAGTAACCGTGGACAGGGTAAAGTACCCCTGAGACCCGGGGCCCAACCACAGCTGGAGCAGCAGTACTACCAGAGGAAACACACTCACCCTAAACCTG ATCTAGCAGATGAGGATCTGCACAGAACTCCTTCACAAGAGAGTCCTGACTCCCATGCTAACGGAGTTGATCAGGATGCTGCTACACTCTCAATGGCAGAGATTGCTTCCTGCAGTTATGAAGCCAG GCAGGCGGGCGTGAAGAACGGGATGTTTTTCGGCAAAGCTAAGCAGCTGTGTCCCTCTCTGCTGTCCGTCCCATATGATTTTGAGGCCTATAAAGAGGTGGCCCTCACCATGTATGAGACTCTGGCCGG GTACACCCATGACATCGAAGCTCTGAGCTGTGATGAACTGTTGATAGACGGTTCTGCTCTGCTAGCTGAGCTGAGCATCAACCCAGAAGATCTGGCCAGTGCGATCAGAGCAGACATCAAGGAGAAAACAGGATGCTGTGCTTCAGTGGGCATGG GGTCCAACATCCTGTTGGCTCGGCTTGCGACCCGAAAGGCCAAGCCAGATGGGCAATACATCCTAAAGTCTGAAGAAGTTGATGATTTTATCAGGGACCTGCCAGTGACCAGCTTACCAG gtgttgGCCCTGTTATGGGCAGAAAACTTGCTGCTATGGGTGTGAGGTCATGTGGGGACCTCCAGCAGGTGTCTCTGTCTCAGCTGCAAAAGAAGTTTGGACCCCGGACCGGACAAACCCTGTTCCGTTTCAGCAGGGGCCTCGATGACCGACCTGTTCGCTACGAGAAGGAAAGGAAGTCCGTCTCAGCTGAGATGAACTACAACATTCGCTTTACCAGG GTTGACGAGGCAGAGTCTTTCTTGACTAACTTGTCCATGGAGGTGCAAAAGCGTTTACAAGAAGCAGGGCTGCGGGGTCGCAGAGTTACCTTCAAGGTCATGGTTCGCAAGGTCGGAGCGCCGCTGGAACCGGCTAAATACGGCGGTCATGGCATATGTGATAACCTAGCCAG gACTGTGATGCTTGCTCAGTCCACTGACAGTGGTAAGCTGATTGCCGCTGCAGTCATCAAGCTGTTCCATGCCATGAAGTTGCAGGTTCAGGACATGAGAGGAGTCGGCATTCAGGTTCAGCTTCTTGACGGACATCAGTCTGTCCATCAGGACTCCGCTGGCCCCGGGACGCGCTCCATCAAAGAGATGTTGCTTGACCGGGGATCAAGTGCGAGATCCAGCAACAGAG ACGCTGCTGACAACAACGCACATCGGGAAAACGTTTCCTCAACCACAGGCCCAtcatctgtctcctctccacatcctctgtcctctcccgAGCCGGTCCCGGGGACAAGCAGAGACCAGCAGGCATGCACACAAACCCCTAAACATTCTCGAGCACGTCTCAACTACAGTATTGAGGTCCCCTCCCCTTCACAG GTGGATCGTTCTGTGCTGGAGGCGCTGCCTGCAGATCTGAGAGAACAAGTGGAGCGGTCGTGGAATGATCGTGATGGGAGACAAAGTAACCATCAGTCGCCCGGTCCACAGCACTCTGATCCTCTTCCACAGCCTCCCTCTCTGAAGTCTCGTCCTGCCTCCCCTCCCCGTCCTCCCGCCCCTGGTCCTGCACTGTACGCTCCACCTGTTGGCACGTTGCTTCTACAGATTCCAAACCAGCCAGACAGTCCGGGAATTATACTGGAGCTACCAAACTTCTCACAG GTGGATCCAGACGTATTTGCTGCCCTTCCCAAAGAGCTCCAGGACGAGCTGAAATCTGCCTACAACCGCGTAACAAATGTCCAGCCTCAGGCAAAAATAT TGGAGCAGAAGAATCCACTGTTGCAGCTGAAACAGTCAGGACTCGGAGTCGGCATTGGTCGAGTGAAGCGGCACTACAAGAGAAAGAATGCCGTGAGCCCCGTTAAAAAAGCTCCTTCACCTCTGAAGAGGCGTAACACGACGAACAGCCCAGGCAAAGCGCTACCACCTCCTATAAGATCACGAGAACCAATGAACATATTAAAA GCTGAAAATGGTCCCTCCACATCAACCACAAAACCAGACATCCCAGAGCCTCTGTCCAAATTCATCCCTCGCCCCGCTCCGGTGTTGGCCGGAGCCTATGACTTGACGGACATTAAAACACTTCTACGGGAATGGGTCACCACCATAACAG AACCGATGGAGGAGGACATCCTGCAGGTGGTGAAATACTGCACTGATCTGATTGAGGATAAGGATCTGGAGAAGTTGgatttaattataaaatatatgaaaag gctcATGCAGCAGTCGGTGGAGTCTGTTTGGAGCATGGCTTTCGACTTCATCCTAGACAACGTGCAGGTGGTTGTGCAGCAGGCTTATGGTAGCACCCTGAAAGTAGCatga
- the mitd1 gene encoding MIT domain-containing protein 1 — MTQNHVAGMETSAISVLKRAVELDHSGRFQESLVCYQEGIQLLMDVLKAVKDDSKRGHYRVKIKGYMDRAEQIKVHVNQLKEDGKYHEQIRIAEDATGYSYEALFKPYMSSLLTEVWVQDPYIRHIHQLYNFLRFCETLLKSSCKVTKIHLLTSQDEAESGQQSSALAELKESLSAQGVTLDLQYSSTIHDREIRFDNGWIIKIGRGLDYFKRPKGRFSIGYCDYDLRQCQETNVDIFHTKHTKTL, encoded by the exons ATGACACAAAATCATGTGGCGGGGATGGAGACATCCGCCATCTCGGTGCTGAAGCGGGCAGTGGAGCTGGACCACAGCGGCCGCTTCCAGGAGTCTCTGGTCTGCTACCAGGAAGGCATCCAGCTGCTCATGGACGTGTTAAAAG CTGTGAAAGACGACTCAAAGCGAGGCCACTACAGGGTGAAGATAAAGGGCTACATGGACAGAGCAGAACAAATCAAAGTTCATGTGAACCAGCTGAAAGAAG ATGGGAAGTACCATGAGCAGATTAGAATAGCAGAGGATGCTACTGGTTACAGCTACGAGGCTCTGTTCAAGCCCTACATGAGCAGTTTACTCACAGAAGTCTGGGTACAAGACCCATACATACGGCACATCCACCAA TTGTACAACTTCCTGCGTTTCTGTGAGACGCTGCTAAAATCGTCCTGCAAGGTGACAAAGATCCATCTCCTCACTTCACAGGACGAA GCGGAGAGCGGTCAGCAGAGCAGCGCTCTGGCTGAGCTGAAAGAGAGTCTGAGTGCTCAGGGAGTGACTCTGGATCTGCAGTACTCTTCCACTATACATGACAGGGAGATCAG gtttgACAATGGTTGGATCATAAAGATAGGGAGAGGGCTGGATTACTTCAAGAGACCTAAG GGTCGATTCTCTATTGGATATTGTGACTATGACCTGCGGCAGTGCCAGGAGACCAACGTAGACATTtttcacaccaaacacacaaaaacactatgA
- the mrpl30 gene encoding 39S ribosomal protein L30, mitochondrial, which yields MSGVCRSLSSLPVKILTEASLLSPCPWFVPTRSKFTKARIPKELFAERSKEHEKYGGDPDQPHKLHIVTRVKSVMRRPYWEKEMVKHLGLEKGHTPVIHKNTSAINSQLKFIKHLVRIQPLKTPYGLPAEQDMGDTYINSKGELIVHRLLQPVDPKAIES from the exons ATGTCAGGAGTCTGTCGCAGTCTGAGCTCTCTACCGGTCAAG atcCTGACAGAAGCTTCACTTTTGTCACCTTGCCCGTGGTTTGTGCCAACACGCAGCAAATTTACCAAAGCAAGAATCCCAAAAGAG cTGTTTGCAGAGAGATCAAAAGAACATGAGAAATATGGGGGAGATCCAGACCAACCTCACAAACTGCATATAGTGACACGAGTCAAAAGTGTGATGCGGAGACCGTATTGGGAGAAAGAGATGGTCAAACACCTTGGGCTTGAAAAG GGACATACACCTGTAATTCACAAAAATACATCTGCAATCAATAGCCAACTGAAGTTCATCAAGCACCTTGTGAG GATCCAGCCGCTGAAGACGCCCTATGGACTCCCTGCTGAACAGGACATGGGTGACACCTACATTAACAGCAAAGGAGAGTTGATTGTTCATCGCCTCCTCCAACCTGTAGACCCAAAGGCTATTGAATCTTAG
- the rev1 gene encoding DNA repair protein REV1 isoform X1, which translates to MSRDGWAKKRANASGDNGWAEMGGYMAAKVSKLEEQFKLDAPREKQKDGSYSNIFSGVSIYVNGYTEPSADELRRLMMLHGGQFHVYYSRSKTTHIITNNLPNNKIQDLKGEKIIRPLWITDSIKAGHLLPYQQYQLYTKQKGPLFPGMTLRQTSEIAGPSHGLLQPSVNQKLHLPPRSIQHSVLNHEGSPSSCQNNSIPNASHSPLYQGNIQPQSIQQSSAVRFINPQPSHLPSTFHNADPRHRSLLSNPSPTKPPQSTIQTPHANLQHQRASQPQPQNTSLSNTARSGYKEVDLKINGLLQTSLELISHSKMNEMQECGKGDPLPQVVKEAHLTNGHTHLVNGALKPEDRSPVTDEPSVDKELPRCRVKSPDVKPQSPPVQFQTKPDPYEFPHSPPKQSDPSPVFQTSSHGANEQRPKPPPPTYLEATGTESNLLPKPIQQPHQVCSSTEKTPLSPASRSLSHTPIRLNGSHHNAFSSDHASLNTTNLTSKPETPTEKAPSPSTSSAQLLAQTGGLISEYYSHSRLHQISTWRSNFSEYVNELHGKRKAVGGGSFPGKDRLRKSVAQHSTDTRGTSAPASVKSCILHVDMDCFFVSVGIRHRPELKGKPVAVTSNRGQGKVPLRPGAQPQLEQQYYQRKHTHPKPDLADEDLHRTPSQESPDSHANGVDQDAATLSMAEIASCSYEARQAGVKNGMFFGKAKQLCPSLLSVPYDFEAYKEVALTMYETLAGYTHDIEALSCDELLIDGSALLAELSINPEDLASAIRADIKEKTGCCASVGMGSNILLARLATRKAKPDGQYILKSEEVDDFIRDLPVTSLPGVGPVMGRKLAAMGVRSCGDLQQVSLSQLQKKFGPRTGQTLFRFSRGLDDRPVRYEKERKSVSAEMNYNIRFTRVDEAESFLTNLSMEVQKRLQEAGLRGRRVTFKVMVRKVGAPLEPAKYGGHGICDNLARTVMLAQSTDSGKLIAAAVIKLFHAMKLQVQDMRGVGIQVQLLDGHQSVHQDSAGPGTRSIKEMLLDRGSSARSSNRGLCKVFVFQFRSLLSSAKSIEFMIDVTDAADNNAHRENVSSTTGPSSVSSPHPLSSPEPVPGTSRDQQACTQTPKHSRARLNYSIEVPSPSQVDRSVLEALPADLREQVERSWNDRDGRQSNHQSPGPQHSDPLPQPPSLKSRPASPPRPPAPGPALYAPPVGTLLLQIPNQPDSPGIILELPNFSQVDPDVFAALPKELQDELKSAYNRVTNVQPQAKILEQKNPLLQLKQSGLGVGIGRVKRHYKRKNAVSPVKKAPSPLKRRNTTNSPGKALPPPIRSREPMNILKAENGPSTSTTKPDIPEPLSKFIPRPAPVLAGAYDLTDIKTLLREWVTTITEPMEEDILQVVKYCTDLIEDKDLEKLDLIIKYMKRLMQQSVESVWSMAFDFILDNVQVVVQQAYGSTLKVA; encoded by the exons ATGAGTCGAGATGGGTGGGCAAAGAAGAGAGCCAATGCCAGTGGTGACAATGGTTGGGCTGAAATG GGAGGCTACATGGCTGCCAAAGTTTCTAAGCTGGAAGAGCAGTTTAAACTTGATGCCcccagagagaaacagaaagacgGTTCATACTCCAACATTTTTAGTGGAGTTTCCATCTATGTCAATGGATACACAG AGCCGAGTGCAGATGAGCTACGCAGATTGATGATGCTGCATGGTGGCCAGTTCCACGTATACTACTCTCGTTCCAAGACCACCCACATCATCACCAACAACTTGCCCAACAACAAAATTCAGGATCTCAAAGGGGAAAAAATCATCAGGCCACTGTGGATCACTGACAG tATCAAGGCTGGGCATCTCCTGCCCTACCAACAGTACCAGCTGTACACTAAACAGAAAGGCCCCCTTTTCCCTGGCATGACTCTGCGCCAGACGTCAGAGATTGCCGGACCCAGCCATGGGCTGCTTCAGCCGAGCGTCAATCAAAAGCTTCATCTGCCACCGCGCAGCATTCAGCACTCTGTACTCAACCATGAGGGGTCCCCATCCAGCTGCCAGAACAACTCCATCCCCAACGCCAGCCACAGTCCACTTTACCAAGGCAACATTCAACCTCAGTCCATCCAGCAAAGCTCTGCTGTTCGCTTCATCAACCCCCAACCAAGTCACTTACCATCAACGTTCCACAATGCAGATCCCAGACACAGAAGCCTGCTGTCTAACCCAAGCCCCACAAAGCCCCCACAGTCAACTATTCAAACCCCTCATGCTAATCTTCAGCACCAGAGAGCTAGCCAACCGCAACCTCAGAACACCTCTTTAAGCAACACTGCCCGGAGTGGCTACAAGGAAGtggatttaaaaat AAACGGATTACTTCAGACCTCATTGGAATTGATCAGCCattcaaaaatgaatgaaatgcaagAGTGTGGCAAAGGTGATCCTCTCCCACAGGTGGTGAAGGAAGCACATCTGACAAATGGACACACTCACCTCGTCAATGGTGCCTTAAAGCCAGAGGACCGGTCCCCTGTCACTGACGAACCTTCTGTTGACAAGGAGCTTCCTCGATGCAGAGTCAAGAGTCCAGATGTTAAACCTCAGAGTCCTCCAGTACAGTTTCAGACAAAACCTGACCCTTATGAGTTTCCTCACAGTCCTCCAAAGCAATCAGACCCGTCTCCTGTCTTTCAAACCAGTTCACACGGAGCCAACGAGCAGAGACCTAAACCTCCACCACCTACCTACCTGGAGGCCACTGGCACAGAAAGCAACCTACTCCCAAAACCGATCCAGCAGCCCCATCAAGTCTGTTCAAGTACCGAAAAGACTCCCCTTTCACCTGCATCTCGCTCTCTTTCACATACTCCGATTCGACTGAACGGAAGTCACCACAATGCCTTTTCATCTGACCATGCCTCTTTAAACACAACCAACTTAACATCCAAACCTGAAACTCCAACTGAAAAGGCTCCATCGCCATCTACGTCTTCAGCCCAGCTGCTGGCTCAGACGGGCGGTTTGATCTCTGAGTACTACTCTCACTCACGTTTACATCAGATCTCCACGTGGAGGTCCAACTTCTCCGAGTATGTCAATGAACTGCACGGCAAGCGAAAAGCAGTGGGGGGGGGCTCCTTTCCTGGGAAAGACAGACTGAGGAAATCTGTGGCCCAGCACTCTACAGACACTCGAG GTACGTCGGCACCTGCAAGTGTCAAATCTTGTATTCTTCATGTGGACATGGACTGTTTCTTTGTGTCCGTGGGGATCAGACATAGACCAGAGCTCAAAG GGAAGCCTGTGGCTGTGACCAGTAACCGTGGACAGGGTAAAGTACCCCTGAGACCCGGGGCCCAACCACAGCTGGAGCAGCAGTACTACCAGAGGAAACACACTCACCCTAAACCTG ATCTAGCAGATGAGGATCTGCACAGAACTCCTTCACAAGAGAGTCCTGACTCCCATGCTAACGGAGTTGATCAGGATGCTGCTACACTCTCAATGGCAGAGATTGCTTCCTGCAGTTATGAAGCCAG GCAGGCGGGCGTGAAGAACGGGATGTTTTTCGGCAAAGCTAAGCAGCTGTGTCCCTCTCTGCTGTCCGTCCCATATGATTTTGAGGCCTATAAAGAGGTGGCCCTCACCATGTATGAGACTCTGGCCGG GTACACCCATGACATCGAAGCTCTGAGCTGTGATGAACTGTTGATAGACGGTTCTGCTCTGCTAGCTGAGCTGAGCATCAACCCAGAAGATCTGGCCAGTGCGATCAGAGCAGACATCAAGGAGAAAACAGGATGCTGTGCTTCAGTGGGCATGG GGTCCAACATCCTGTTGGCTCGGCTTGCGACCCGAAAGGCCAAGCCAGATGGGCAATACATCCTAAAGTCTGAAGAAGTTGATGATTTTATCAGGGACCTGCCAGTGACCAGCTTACCAG gtgttgGCCCTGTTATGGGCAGAAAACTTGCTGCTATGGGTGTGAGGTCATGTGGGGACCTCCAGCAGGTGTCTCTGTCTCAGCTGCAAAAGAAGTTTGGACCCCGGACCGGACAAACCCTGTTCCGTTTCAGCAGGGGCCTCGATGACCGACCTGTTCGCTACGAGAAGGAAAGGAAGTCCGTCTCAGCTGAGATGAACTACAACATTCGCTTTACCAGG GTTGACGAGGCAGAGTCTTTCTTGACTAACTTGTCCATGGAGGTGCAAAAGCGTTTACAAGAAGCAGGGCTGCGGGGTCGCAGAGTTACCTTCAAGGTCATGGTTCGCAAGGTCGGAGCGCCGCTGGAACCGGCTAAATACGGCGGTCATGGCATATGTGATAACCTAGCCAG gACTGTGATGCTTGCTCAGTCCACTGACAGTGGTAAGCTGATTGCCGCTGCAGTCATCAAGCTGTTCCATGCCATGAAGTTGCAGGTTCAGGACATGAGAGGAGTCGGCATTCAGGTTCAGCTTCTTGACGGACATCAGTCTGTCCATCAGGACTCCGCTGGCCCCGGGACGCGCTCCATCAAAGAGATGTTGCTTGACCGGGGATCAAGTGCGAGATCCAGCAACAGAGGTTTGTGTAaagtctttgtgtttcagtttaGATCTTTGTTGTCGTCTGCAAAATCAATAGAGTTCATGATCGATGTTACAGACGCTGCTGACAACAACGCACATCGGGAAAACGTTTCCTCAACCACAGGCCCAtcatctgtctcctctccacatcctctgtcctctcccgAGCCGGTCCCGGGGACAAGCAGAGACCAGCAGGCATGCACACAAACCCCTAAACATTCTCGAGCACGTCTCAACTACAGTATTGAGGTCCCCTCCCCTTCACAG GTGGATCGTTCTGTGCTGGAGGCGCTGCCTGCAGATCTGAGAGAACAAGTGGAGCGGTCGTGGAATGATCGTGATGGGAGACAAAGTAACCATCAGTCGCCCGGTCCACAGCACTCTGATCCTCTTCCACAGCCTCCCTCTCTGAAGTCTCGTCCTGCCTCCCCTCCCCGTCCTCCCGCCCCTGGTCCTGCACTGTACGCTCCACCTGTTGGCACGTTGCTTCTACAGATTCCAAACCAGCCAGACAGTCCGGGAATTATACTGGAGCTACCAAACTTCTCACAG GTGGATCCAGACGTATTTGCTGCCCTTCCCAAAGAGCTCCAGGACGAGCTGAAATCTGCCTACAACCGCGTAACAAATGTCCAGCCTCAGGCAAAAATAT TGGAGCAGAAGAATCCACTGTTGCAGCTGAAACAGTCAGGACTCGGAGTCGGCATTGGTCGAGTGAAGCGGCACTACAAGAGAAAGAATGCCGTGAGCCCCGTTAAAAAAGCTCCTTCACCTCTGAAGAGGCGTAACACGACGAACAGCCCAGGCAAAGCGCTACCACCTCCTATAAGATCACGAGAACCAATGAACATATTAAAA GCTGAAAATGGTCCCTCCACATCAACCACAAAACCAGACATCCCAGAGCCTCTGTCCAAATTCATCCCTCGCCCCGCTCCGGTGTTGGCCGGAGCCTATGACTTGACGGACATTAAAACACTTCTACGGGAATGGGTCACCACCATAACAG AACCGATGGAGGAGGACATCCTGCAGGTGGTGAAATACTGCACTGATCTGATTGAGGATAAGGATCTGGAGAAGTTGgatttaattataaaatatatgaaaag gctcATGCAGCAGTCGGTGGAGTCTGTTTGGAGCATGGCTTTCGACTTCATCCTAGACAACGTGCAGGTGGTTGTGCAGCAGGCTTATGGTAGCACCCTGAAAGTAGCatga
- the txndc9 gene encoding thioredoxin domain-containing protein 9 → MASQSMDIISKVLEHSAKLVEEKVDAQLSKLNEMDEDDLDRLKEKRLEALKKAQKQKQEWLSKGHGEYREISSEKDFFGEVKDSKNVVCHFYQNSTFRCKILDKHLAILAKKHVETKFIKLNVDKAPFLTERLRIKVIPTMALLLDGITKDYVVGFSDLGNTDEFPTEMLEWRLGCAAVINYSGNLMEPPMMTQRSSTKFTKVEKKTIRGRGYDSDSDSGDD, encoded by the exons ATGGCCAGCCAATCAATGGACATCATCTCAAAGGTCCTGGAGCACTCGGCCAagctggtggaggagaaggtggaTGCACAGCTGAGCAAACTGAATGAAATGGATGAAGATGATTTGGATAGACTGAAGGAGAAGCGACTAGAGGCACTTAAAAAAGCCCAGAAACAGAAGCAG GAGTGGTTGTCTAAAGGCCATGGAGAGTACAGAGAAATCTCAAGTGAGAAAGACTTTTTCGGCGAGGTCAAAGATAGCAAGAATGTTGTCTGCCACTTCTACCAAAACTCCACCTTCAG ATGTAAGATCCTCGACAAACACTTGGCCATCTTGGCAAAGAAGCATGTTGAGACCAAATTCATCAAACTGAATGTGGATAAGGCCCCGTTTCTGACCGAGCGGCTGCGGATCAAGGTTATTCCGACGATGGCCTTGCTTTTGGACGGAATAACAAAGGACTATGTGGTTGGATTCTCTGACCTGGGAAACACTGATGAGTTTCCTACAGAGATGCTTGAATGGAGACTCGGCTGTGCAGCTGTTATTAACTACAG TGGTAACCTGATGGAGCCTCCTATGATGACACAGAGGTCGAGCACAAAGTTCACAAAGGTGGAGAAGAAAACCATCAGAGGGCGAGGTTACGactctgattctgattctggaGATGACTGA